In the Ananas comosus cultivar F153 unplaced genomic scaffold, ASM154086v1, whole genome shotgun sequence genome, one interval contains:
- the LOC109703968 gene encoding protein NEGATIVE REGULATOR OF RESISTANCE-like, giving the protein MESAKRKRGEDGAVSGRREVTDAEVEEFYAILGRIRDASRRLPTAPSPDAVRSGAVGGGARWSPAFAWEDFAVRDDATSPLKITAAAAASGAGESAEPRRIDLNADPEPEVGTPSQ; this is encoded by the coding sequence ATGGAGTCGGCGAAGCGGAAGAGGGGGGAGGACGGCGCCGTCAGCGGTCGCCGTGAAGTGACGGACGCGGAGGTCGAGGAGTTCTACGCGATCCTCGGCCGCATCCGCGACGCTTCGAGGCGTCTCCCGACGGCGCCGTCGCCTGACGCCGTCAGGTCGGGCGCCGTCGGCGGCGGGGCGCGGTGGAGCCCGGCGTTCGCGTGGGAGGACTTCGCCGTTAGGGACGACGCGACGTCGCCGCTAAAGataacggcggcggcggcggcttcgGGGGCCGGGGAGAGCGCGGAGCCGCGGAGAATCGACCTCAACGCCGATCCGGAGCCCGAGGTGGGGACCCCGTCCCAGTGA